A section of the Tenrec ecaudatus isolate mTenEca1 chromosome 10, mTenEca1.hap1, whole genome shotgun sequence genome encodes:
- the SRSF1 gene encoding serine/arginine-rich splicing factor 1, producing the protein MSGGGVIRGPAGNNDCRIYVGNLPPDIRTKDIEDVFYKYGAIRDIDLKNRRGGPPFAFVEFEDPRDAEDAVYGRDGYDYDGYRLRVEFPRSGRGTGRGGGGGGGGGAPRGRYGPPSRRSENRVVVSGLPPSGSWQDLKDHMREAGDVCYADVYRDGTGVVEFVRKEDMTYAVRKLDNTKFRSHEGETAYIRVKVDGPRSPSYGRSRSRSRSRSRSRSRSNSRSRSYSPRRSRGSPRYSPRHSRSRSRT; encoded by the exons ATGTCCGGAGGTGGTGTGATCCGTGGCCCGGCAGGGAACAACGATTGCCGCATCTACGTGGGCAACTTACCTCCAGACATCCGAACCAAGGACATCGAGGACGTGTTCTACAAATACGGCGCTATCCGCGACATCGATCTCAAGAATCGTCGCGGGGGCCCGCCCTTCGCCTTCGTGGAGTTCGAGGACCCGCG AGACGCGGAAGATGCGGTGTACGGTCGCGATGGCTATGATTACGATGGATACCGTCTGCGCGTGGAGTTTCCTCGAAGCGGCCGCGGCACGGGCCGAGGCGGCGGCGGGGGTGGAGGCGGCGGAGCTCCCCGAGGCCGCTACGGGCCCCCCTCCAGGCGTTCTGAAAACAGAGTGGTTGTCTCTG GACTGCCTCCAAGTGGAAGCTGGCAGGATTTGAAGGATCACATGCGTGAAGCAGGTGATGTATGTTATGCTGATGTTTACCGAGATGGCACTGGTGTCGTGGAGTTTGTACGGAAAGAAGATATGACCTATGCAGTTCGAAAACTGGATAACACTAAGTTTAGATCTCATGAG GGAGAAACTGCCTACATCCGAGTTAAAGTTGATGGTCCCAGAAGTCCAAGTTACGGAAGATCTCGATCTCGAAGCCGTAGTCGTAGCAGGAGCCGTAGCAGAAGCAACAGCAGAAGTCGCAGTTattccccaaggagaagcagagGATCTCCGCGCTATTCTCCCCGTCATAGCAGATCTCGCTCTCGTACATAA